TGAATCAAAGCCGATTGTTCTGGTGTGGGTGGTTGTGCCAGTTATTGAAGAATAACTAAAACAGCATGCTCAGTCTGCAACATAGACAGACTGGACATGAAAATTTATAGTAGTAGCTGATAGCATGTGAGCTGACTATATCATCTCCCTAGATCTCCATTCCTCCCCAAGGCCCAGCTAAAGCTCCCAGTGAAACCTGGCTTCAGGAATTGACTATGGGGATATATAGCCACCACTGTGGAGCTGAGGCTGCGCTTTAAGTGTTTCATGACTTCATCATAGATTTGTGGGGTAACTAGTAACACTAGCGCAAAGGAAAAGTGACACCACTTCTTGAGTGGAGTGGCATTACTTGGCATTCAGATTGGCATAACCAAGAAGCCAGTTCTGCCCTGACAGTGTAGTTGTCACTAAGGGGCTTTGGcaagtcaaaaaagaaaaaacaacaacaaaaaaaaaccccaaacaaaacaacctgaCACAGTCTGTAGTAgcagtctgcatttttttaaaattctgccaTACAGAATTTATATCAAAACTGCTATTTTACAATTTAACAACTTTGTTTAGGGAATAAAAAGACAATTAAGCAGGGGTGGGGATGGGAGGGAAAAACGAAAAAGAACCCATTTACAATGGCTAGAACTAGGGCAAAGGCTTCATTACatgatttttcactgtttctagGATTTTCCTGCATCTCATTCTTCTAGCATGGTGATAACTGCTGTGTGTCTCCTTTAAAGAATGGAGCCTCTGTCTGTACTTTTACTGGAATGTTTACCTCACATTTCCATGTTGGttcttcttggctttttttgtatattttttccaaaacagatgcaaaaaaaataatcaaaaaaccaaaatgtgtAGCCTGGTGTCTGTCATTTGCCTGTGACCCAAAGAAAATTCGGGGTGTCTGTGTTTGGTCTTGCAGTGTTTCTTGTAGGttggtattttcttttgtctctaTTGATGTCTGCTTCAGCCTTAGGAATACAAGGACCAGACATGGGTCATGCAGGCTTTCTGTGACCATGAGGAACCATCAATAGTATTCTAAGTCCCTCACTACAACTTTGATGCAAATTCCACTGGGAAAATTTCTGCTGAATAAATTTGGCTGTGGAACTGGTCCCTGTTCTGTTGTGTTAGGAGAATAATGACATTTTAGGAAAGCTTATCAGCAATGAATACTCCAGTCAATACACCCAGTCAGCAGCATTTAAGTCCACTCATACTGCAAAGGGTTAGCAGAGGGTTGAATTCCAAGATAAAAACTTTATATTCTGTAGCCTGGATTTTGCCGCTGTGGTCTCTGGGATTGTGTTCTTCCCAGGTGTGCTCTTACCACAGCATGAATCTTGCATTCTTGATCAGTAGCTTCCACAGAATTGGTAGCGATGTTGTCCCCCTCTGCTTATCCTCTAGCATGATGGCATGGGAGCAGTCTTTCTGAAGGTGGAAGATGTGGTTTTGAatttcttccccatcctccaGGTTGAAGAGGGATTTGAATCTTGATTTTCCACTTGCTGAAAGACTGCTTTGTCCTTCTAGTTATAGTGCAAAATGGTGCGAGGCACCTCTCTCCACTTTCAAATAAGCAAGTGAGCCCTGCTCTCTTCTCTGATATGGTATGTACCATATGATATGATCTGATAGGCTGATATGGTAGGCTGTGCCTACACCCAGGAGAGGTCTGCAGGTAGATGCAGATCCACAGGGGTGTGCATGCTTGTTTGCAATTACCCAAGTTCTGGATGACAACTAGATAATGAAGCTAGCCCTATTATACAACATTCACTGCATTTCCTCTTGGCTAGCTCTGTGTGTTTGCTACCCTTTTAGATTTATAGTaccctcagccttttccaggtGACAGATAATCCACTGCACATGAAGTCTAAACCTAACAGCATATTTACTTTTCCCAGGTATCTTTCCCTTCTGGATCAATGTGTGTCCACCTCCTAGAATCTGTGACCCTGTGAAAAATCAGTCTTTAGGTAGCCtttggatatttttattatttttttttttagtttctgttcTGAGCCACATCGTTTTCTATATGCTGTGTATGGTGAGCTTAGGCAGCTAAGCGTGGCTTCTGTAGTCTAGCACTATGATGAACTgcataaaataaacatgctgCAATGGGATCCTGTCTTAAGATGGATGTAGGACCCTTGGGCTGTGCACAGTTTCACACACATCAGGTATGAACCTGTTGTACATAATTTGACTGGCAGCAGTGTCTGACGCCCCTGCTTGAGGGGGTCACCCAGGTGGATGGCTGTGGCCTGGTTCCACCCCTCTGCTATCTCCCATCTGACAAGGAAGTGGGTACCCCCTCAGAGCTGTTGTTCTGGTCCCTCCAGGTGTATAAATTGTGCCCCTTGGCTGTGTGAAGGCTCTGGAACATGACTCTTGGGATCTGGAAAACCACCTGCCCCATCTTAATCAACTAACCATATGGAGGGAAAGCTGGCACATCTCACTGAAGCCAGAGGTCAgcactataaaaaaaattcatcctCCCTCAGACCTGAATGGGCAGACTTTGCCGACACccccacaggctgggggacCTGGTGGCATAGGACAGCCtccctcagctgcagctttctCTTATTCATGGAGACAGCCATCCACCCAGCCTGGTATCCAGTCTCTCTGTTAAGAAATACCCTCCTAACCTGGTTTCTTTGCACTTTCTTTTGATCTTCTCTACTGAATCTGTCAAAACCAAATGAAGATAGGCCTCCTGCAAATGCATGGGTGGggcatttctttatttatacTCTAATTCAATAGAACTTAGGTACTTTTGAAAGCCCAAGGATAAAAAAGAGCACCTAGAAATCTTAGCCCTTCCATGGCCCAGGTGTTCTATACAAgattttgttctcatttcagacttctgctttttcagcttgttACAAAAGTTTTGCATCTCAAGTGCCCGTGTCTGATCTACTTCCCTTTACTTCAGCTTCTTGCACAGGTGTGCCGCTGGAAGCGTGAGGTTTGCACCTCAGAGGGAGTAATGTATCTGAGATTAGGGAAGTGGCCATTTGACTCTgacacaacaaaacacaagacGAGGCTGTTGCCATGTTCCTTTCTTGCCTATTATcctatttttcagtcttcacaTGAGCTATTGACGTTACATACTGGGAGAGACACAGAAGAGGGGGgataagcagaaaatgcagctaCCACTGAAAGTGGTTTTCTATATAGTGAGTATTGATTAAGAGGAAACAAGAAGGCATAAATATCTTTCCTTTCATGGAAAGAtgtaatttaatgaaaaaaatatttccagttcaTTGCTCCCAAACAGCCTCTGAAGCAGACTAGATGACACATATTTAGCTGTTTTATCACAGTGTTTTTCCATAAGCTACAGGGAAGGGATCTGTGAACAGCCAGCCTTGCACAGTGACTAGTAGAAAGGATTTGTGAACAGCCAGCTTTGCAGTGACCAGTAAAACATCCCGTTCCCTCAGATTCACTCTGCAATGTAGTAGCACATTTACACACATCCTGCAATTCCCCAGGAATCAAAAGGATAAAAGAACAGGTTTCCTAAATTTCTTCAGAGCTGTAAGAAAGCACTTGAAAAGTTTGTTGAATAAAGGAACTGAGCACGGTAACACACAAAAGCAGCCATTCTTATGTATGCTTCAAGTATTTGTATGCTAAAAAAACAGGGGAGCAATAGGTAGGAGAGCAAGTGGTATAACCTGGGTATTTTTGGGTCATTCCCAGAAATACAATACATACAGAATCTAACCTCACAGTAAACAACCTGTTTTGTAGAAAACATTCACAGAGTGCCACCCATTTCTCAGACTGTTGCATTTTTCTGGCCCTTATGACCTCACTGCTTGCCtcttcaaattaaaagcaaaccaCATTGTCACttacaggggaagaaaaacttACAGCTATTACAGGTTCTTCCACAGGTACAGAAAAACTAACATACAGCTGATGTATAAGAGAAATGAAGTAAAAGCTTTTAGAAGGAGCAACAGAACTTATTAAAACAGCGTCCTTGTGACAGATATGGAAGAATTCTACCATCTGCCTCAATAGCAGCTGGTTTTATAGGGCTGTTGGAGAGGTCACCATTAGTGAGTTAAGAGATTTCAGAATACCCCTTGGCATTATCTTTATGTAACACTTCTGAGTAGAACAAGCGGTTACTTTATGATTGCACCTCTGATGGCTTTTAAAAACCTTATTGCTGACAGGATCTTCTTTTTAatctcaaggaaaaaagaaaaaaaaaattcagaaattacgGCTTACTTCGCCTCTCCTTCCCCAAGAGTCTGCTGTCCCTGCTAGTCTCGGTGGCTGAGCTGAACAGGGCTCCTGACATAGCCAAACTGCACATGCAAAAGCCCATTACACAGTTCAAAATCAAAGCTGAGGTTTTATGAGGTGCAGGTAAGAAAATGTGGAGCTGGTCCCCCCAGTTGTCCCCACTGGACTCACTGTtgggaagcaaagcaaaggccAGAAAGCATGCACTACACTGCATCACTGTTTCACAAGGATAACCTGCTCTTTTTTCCATATAGAACAGAAACAATGAAACTCGAGGACAAATACACGCATTTTTATTAGGGATATTCATATACTCAGCTGCTACTACAATGAAAGggctctgcttctgctctgcagtcTTGCATTGGGAACAGAAACAACGCAAACTGATGCTGTATGGTGCAACTCACTGCTGCCAGATAATCTTCAGGTttgggggcagctctgcagcacacagtTCATCAAACTTGGACACATCCTTCACAGGAGTGCTATAAAAATTCAAGACATCTTCAGCACTGCGCATGAGGTGGAGCTGTGAATTGGGGACAGCATGACCAAGGTCTGCTGCCAGCTGAGCCAGAAGGCGATACTTTAACCTGTTTTCTTTGAGAGGTGTCTGCTGCCAATTACCAGGAAGTGAGGGTCCAAAAATCTCCTTGACATAAGACTCCAGGCAACTCTCTATATCCCCTGGAGGAATATAATTTCTGTTGCGTGGTGGGGGACAGATCAGGCTGGGTTCACTTTTCTCTTGATGAATTATTTTGTCTGCTTCCACTTCTTGTTCCTGCTTCCTATTGACACCAGACAGAAGCATTTTCAGTCTCTGGGCTACTTAACGCTAAACCAAAGCACATTTCTATTAATAGTTTTTTAATACTGGATTCAGCCTAGCTTACAGACAGTTTACACATCCTGTGGGCACAGCAGGTTTGTTatgcatgcaagaaaaaaagtacacagGCTAGACATTTGGGTTTTCCCCTAAATGCTGCTGTCTCTACACAGCAATCACCTGCCCTGCTTATGTTATTCATCTAAGtgtaaacaaaattttaatCGATTGTTTTCCCAGTTACTGCTCCATTTTCTAATCGGTTGAGATAAAAAGGGCAACAAAAATTAACCACTACTACAGAGAAAATTAGtgcacacaaatacaaaaaaattacgATTGTTAGTTTTAAGCAGGAATTAAGTCTACTCCAATTATCTGCCTTGGTCCCATGCCGTAATCTACACAACACCACGTGCATGGTTTCAGCTAAAATGCTACACAGAAACTACTTCTCTTCATTCACATCGTAGTCCTGCCCTGAAACCTTTTTCCACACCTAGCCAGTTCCCTTACCAAAGCATGTATGGGTACTAGAAACCCTAACACCGCACCCCACGGCGGCCCGCCTGCAGCGCCCTCGGCGGGGACGCGATGAGGCCCCCGCTGACGCCCCGAGGCCTCCGACCTAACGCGCTCAGCTGCACGAAAACCGAGCCGCGAGAACGGCAGGGCTGAAGGCTCAACCACCCTCCTGAATGCACCGGCCCCTGCGGGGCCACCCGCGCACGCCGCGGCGGGTCGCAGACCCGGTACGGGCAGGCAGCGGGCAGGAGGGCCGAACGCCGCCAGTGCCTGCCCGCCTCCGGAACCCACCCCCCCAGAACACAAGACGGTAGCCGGGGCGTGCCTCCCGCTTCCCACGCCGTTACCTCACGCCGCCCCAAAACGCCCTGCGCGCCGGGGCGCCGAGGCCCAGCCGCCGGCCCGCCACCCGCAGCACGGCTACGGCCGCCATGGCGAGGGCACGCGCAGCCTCGTCCCAGCAGCCGGCGGAGAGGGCGGGGCTTCGGCCCGGCCCGCGCTGCCTCACGGGAGctgcggccccgccccgcggcggaGAGGCGCCggcccctcccccacccccgcgCCCGGTccgaggcggcggcggcagtCAGGGCCGACCGCGGGCGCGTGGGGGCGGGAAGGGGCGTGTGTAACAGCGTGTGGGGCCGGCGCAGCAGGGGGCGGGGATACACGTTGTCGCCCGCCGCGATTGCCGCGATCGCTGCGTGGTTCCGCCAGTCGGAAGAGTGTTGGCAGCCGCCCCTGGAGGGTTTGATCCTGCCTTCAGGGTGTGGTGGCTGGCGGCGCGGTCAGCCAGCCGTGCTCCCGCAGTTTGTTCTGTAGGCCGCACTTCTGCCCCAGGCACACAATTACGTGGGGATATCGCCTTTCCTGTTTTTTGGAAGgatgttcatttttaaaggcaagaaATAACGCTTCATCTGTACACAGCCTTGTTTTGATTCATGGCAATGCACTCAGCAGACGTCCGCTTGCTCCGGTCGCAAACACCTCTGCAAAGAGAAATACCAGGAGccagagcacagctgccagCTACACCAGGCACAGCGTCTGTGGCAGAGGTCCAGCAAAGGAGCAGGAATTATTTAGCAAAGCCACAGCTTTAGTTTTATAAAGTGGGAGAGCAGTTTCGTTTGCTGGTTTGGGGGATCATTTTTTCCACTCCCAATTTTAAGATAAGCGGTTCACATAGATCAGATCAGTACGTTGCTTCTCATCAGGAACAGAGGTTTACTTGAACTCAGGTTCATGGAGATTTACAGGACCATGACTGAACCAGAAAATGGATGTTGTTTCTAACACCACTATAGCCCTCTGTAGTGTTTCCTGGCAAGTAGCTTTTCATTCATGGTCAGGACGGACTATATACATGCATTAATTATGCAATTGTTGGATCTGTGTGGAGTTTGGGTATTTATTGCTGCTGTGAAAGAGTGGTTGCTAACACAAAGAACATGAGGAGGTGCTTACAGGGCAGtgattttgcctttttccctttttgctggCAGGAATGGGGGATGCCTGTGGCTGGGAAGAGAAGCCTGCAGCACAGGGTGGCCCTGAAGAGGGACAGGAGGTTATCTTCTGGGTTCCTTTGTGTTTGCTGGTTGGTGGGCTGCTCCAAGGTGTCACTAGTTGATTGCTGTAACGTGTTGCCATGCAAGTACAAGTACTTTTGTATAACCTTAGGTCTGGtatttctgctatttctgcctttttttcataACTTGTTAATTGTGCTTTATCTAACAAAGCTTACATGTCTGACAGGTACACAGCAACGTACCAAAGATCAAACTTTAGACCTTCAACATCAGCTTAATTATTCAAGCTATGTCAACATGGTAGGCCAAGATGCCTCCCTGCATGTTTTGTGTTAATTATTGTAGAAAATGCCACTGtaaaagtgctttggaaaagtAGTCTTTGCACAGAACTAACTGAGCCTGTGCAACCCTAACTCGGCCCATAGCAGACTCATCACACCAAACATGATTCTCCAGAGACACGAGAAGCTTCTGAAGGTAGTGTGACTTATCTGTGGCCCAAGTCCTGTGCACTGCTGGCCATATACATCTCTCAGGTTTTCTCAGTGTCTGCCAGACTTCAGTCAACAGGATTAACCTCTCCAGCTGTATCACTATTGGATTATTTCCCTTTGATCTCCTCAGGGTTTTCCAAGTTCACCAGCAGTAAAGCTTTGTGACTTAATCTTTGCATAGGCTACTGAAAACCACTCGCGTGAAAGAGACTGTAAAGTTTATCTAGAAAAAAGAATTGTGAGATAAGAGATTAGTTTTCAATTACTGTTTTATTCCCATGATTGAAGACACAGTCAGATTCTGTAGTTCACGATTTTGACTACAAAATGTGGTAATGGGTAAGGGTATGCATTTGAATTTGAATTGCTAGGGAACTACTTAATCTGCCTACTATTTTGGGGACCGAGTTTAAACCAGAGGGAGACTATGTTCATGATTCATTGGCAGCTGTTGTATGGAAAGAATTCCCCTTCcttgaaatgtgaagaagaagaaacacgAATATCCCCTTGATAAATGGTAAGAGCAAAGGGTGGAGAGGAAACTAATCCATTTTATCTCCAGTTTTGTTTAGTGTAAGGGAAAttagatttctttgtttttctttcatttctgagtATCTTCCACCTTGTGAAGAGGGACAGGACAAAGGAAAGTTCCTGCACTTTCAGTAGGTGTAGCTGGCTGTGAAAAGTGACTGCGTGGCAGCTGTGTCAGTCTTCCCAGACACAACATACTGTCCTCTGCAAGCCAAACCGttaatctgaaaaagaaagaaaaaggaggggatACCAGTTAGCTTGGAGTGAGAAAGACAGATGTAGAAAGACAGCAGGAGTAATCAACCAAGgcaaaaataacagaatgaCAACCCTGCTGAACATGAAGTACCAGGAGGGGCAGGAACAAGAGGAGCCTTAGGAAGGTGACAACATGTCTCCCTCCATAGTGTGGAGCTCCTctctgtgctgggggaaggccTTATACCTGTGCCCGCTTGCGGAAGGCCTCTTGTGCAGCCTTCTTGTTCTCGCTTTTGCCCACCCatgctgccagggcagaggctTGCAGGGCTCTCCCATATGAAAAGGTCAGTTTCCAAGGCTTAGGCAGAGGAGACTGATTCATGGCGTTCAAGTTGACAGAAGCCTCTTCTTCGCTCTGGCCTCCAGACAAGAAGCAGATTCCTGcaaaaaaaagaggtttgaaGTCTTAGAAATGGAGTGCTCCAGCCACTGCAATCCCTGACTTGATGAGCAAGCACATCATACGCAGGAGCAAGTCCAGCAAGTGTGACAGTGTGAATGGATACATAGAAATGAATCAAGAATCACCAGGAACGGCAGCAGGAACGGTCCGGAGAAGAGTAGTGACAGTTGCTATGGCTACATCCTGAGGGGTGTACTTCTTGGGGCAGGAATGTCCAGGCGTCACCATGTTGGGTTTCAGCAGTGTCCCTTCCAGGTACACATGATGATCATTCAAGGCCTTGTAGACAGCAGCCAGAACCTGAAAATAATAGGAGGACTGAATACAGACCTCTGCTCAAATCTTCACCTCAACCTGCTGTGGAAAGGCAGCTAATTCCTTGTGAGTGTGAGAAGATCAAATGAATTTTGCTTTCCCATGAATTTTATCACAGGGGTTGCAGTTCTGAAGACACCATTTCTTTTGAGATGACCAGGATACCATTCTTCATATTTATTGGATTTTTCCCGGCAAACTGAGGTACTGAAAGAGAATTAAGTGTTTTGCTCCCAATACATCTTTCTCAGATTGAGAATGCTTGTTTGAATGGAAATCCAAAAGCACAGATTCTACTCTTGCATTTGCTATTAACTCATTATTTGACTGTGAGCAACTCATTTTTGTGATGCAGTTATGAAGTACCTTTTTGGTCAAAACTCTTTGAGATCTGTGAGCACAAACAGCGTAAAATTGGTTACTGATTTGtgaaggagaagagaagggcAGGAATCTCTTACCTTTTCTGTGACATACTGACAGCGCTGGAGATCGTGGTCTCCATCAGGCAAGATTTCTGGCTCCACAATGGGCACCAAGCCAtgctaagaaaagaaaaaacaggaagtGTTTAGGGCTATGGAAGAACGACTGTTCTTATCTGCCCCTACTTTGGTGGTATTTCTTCATGCTGTGCTGCCCTTCTTCCTCACCTTTCCCAAAACCTTGGCAGAGATCCGCCTTTCAAGTTACCTAGGATGTTATCACAGGGAACAGTGAGAAGGGGCAGCAGCATGTCAGGAAGGGTTACTGGAGGGTAGATACCTGCTGGCAGATGCTGGCGTAGCGTGCCAATGTGTTGGCATTCTCTTGGATGGCAAGTTGAGAGGGTGTTGTGCTGCTGATCTTCAGCACCGCACGCCACTTGCCAAAGTCAGCACCATCTTTTTTGTACTGGGCACAGCGCTCAGCCAGTCCATCCAGCCCTGCAGGTGAAAGAACAGTGCTTCACTGAGAGCAGTTCTTCAGGACACACAACTCTGAAAAGTACCATGCCATCAGACAAGGCTGTGATTCAGGTGAGCCACCCCATGGCTTTAACTGCAGCAGTCATAGCTTAGGCTCCTTAGAGCTCTCCTTACCTTGGATGGTGGTTTCTCCATTTGTTCCTGCTAGGGGTGCTGTACCTTTATCCAGCTGTGgagacacaaaaaaagaagggtTACAGAGAGATGGAAATTGGTCTCATCCTTGTCTTCTTACCCATGGTTAGTCTGTCTTTGCTGGCTGACTGTGAGTAAA
This region of Falco naumanni isolate bFalNau1 chromosome Z, bFalNau1.pat, whole genome shotgun sequence genomic DNA includes:
- the ALDOB gene encoding fructose-bisphosphate aldolase B codes for the protein MTHQFPALSPEQKKALSDIAQRIVASGKGILAADESVGTMGNRLQRINVENTEENRRAFREILFSSDASINQSIGGVILFHETLYQKDSSGKPFPALIKEKGIVVGIKLDKGTAPLAGTNGETTIQGLDGLAERCAQYKKDGADFGKWRAVLKISSTTPSQLAIQENANTLARYASICQQHGLVPIVEPEILPDGDHDLQRCQYVTEKVLAAVYKALNDHHVYLEGTLLKPNMVTPGHSCPKKYTPQDVAIATVTTLLRTVPAAVPGICFLSGGQSEEEASVNLNAMNQSPLPKPWKLTFSYGRALQASALAAWVGKSENKKAAQEAFRKRAQINGLACRGQYVVSGKTDTAATQSLFTASYTY
- the MRPL50 gene encoding 39S ribosomal protein L50, mitochondrial: MAAVAVLRVAGRRLGLGAPARRAFWGGVRKQEQEVEADKIIHQEKSEPSLICPPPRNRNYIPPGDIESCLESYVKEIFGPSLPGNWQQTPLKENRLKYRLLAQLAADLGHAVPNSQLHLMRSAEDVLNFYSTPVKDVSKFDELCAAELPPNLKIIWQQ